In one Natronosalvus amylolyticus genomic region, the following are encoded:
- a CDS encoding winged helix-turn-helix transcriptional regulator has translation MAQPNSVSDALEALLEAPSEDALEAADKVDSDLETEESPDLLELLERRHALAVLRAVATTPDSRRFSELEEEIGAAPSTLSARLSEFTEAGLLERESYDEMPPRVEYRPTEAATALAPLFTYLRLWESRYGDDA, from the coding sequence ATGGCACAACCAAATTCAGTGTCCGACGCACTGGAAGCACTGCTCGAAGCACCCTCCGAAGACGCCCTCGAAGCGGCCGACAAAGTCGATTCCGACCTCGAGACCGAAGAGTCTCCCGACCTGCTCGAACTGCTCGAGCGTCGACACGCACTGGCCGTGTTGCGGGCGGTCGCCACGACGCCTGACTCTCGACGGTTCTCCGAACTCGAGGAAGAAATCGGCGCGGCCCCGAGTACGCTCTCGGCCAGACTCTCCGAGTTTACCGAGGCCGGCTTGCTCGAGCGCGAGTCATACGACGAGATGCCCCCGCGCGTCGAGTACCGGCCGACCGAAGCCGCCACAGCGCTGGCCCCGCTTTTCACCTACCTCCGACTGTGGGAGAGTCGCTACGGCGACGACGCCTGA
- a CDS encoding low molecular weight phosphatase family protein gives MTRIGLVCVQNAGRSQMATAYAQAEREARGLESQVEIITGGTHPADSVHDIVVEAMAEVGFDLSTRTPKPVTDAELEACDVVATMGCSTLELGAETDVRDWDLEDPHGKDLETVHEIREEISERVRALFDDLEAEFVDQASSP, from the coding sequence ATGACTCGTATCGGACTCGTGTGCGTCCAGAACGCCGGTCGCAGCCAGATGGCCACAGCCTACGCCCAAGCCGAACGGGAGGCGCGAGGGCTCGAATCGCAGGTCGAAATCATCACTGGTGGGACCCATCCAGCCGACTCCGTTCACGATATCGTCGTCGAGGCGATGGCCGAAGTGGGATTCGACCTCTCTACTCGAACACCAAAGCCTGTCACCGACGCGGAACTCGAGGCCTGTGACGTCGTCGCTACGATGGGGTGTTCGACGCTCGAACTCGGTGCCGAGACCGACGTGCGTGACTGGGACCTCGAGGACCCACACGGGAAGGATCTCGAGACGGTCCACGAAATTCGCGAGGAGATCAGCGAGCGGGTTCGCGCCCTGTTCGACGACCTGGAGGCCGAGTTCGTCGATCAGGCGTCGTCGCCGTAG
- a CDS encoding HAD family hydrolase, whose protein sequence is MTVDAVLFDLDDTLYPYGPCNEAGKAAARATASEGGYEFAADPDTFEAFYQRGRHGAKRDVAGTAASHHRLLYFKYALEAETGEPQPEDALALADAYWDGYLEAMSLESDVLATLETLRNDGISLAIITNLTTRIQLRKLTALGLEDAFDLVLTSEEAGQEKPASVMFTLPLARLECPPSRAMVVGDSVPADIVGANAIGLESVLYCAGDDPDVDALSPHETPDHHLQAFGELTDLVR, encoded by the coding sequence ATGACCGTCGACGCCGTCCTGTTCGACCTCGACGACACGCTCTATCCGTACGGACCCTGTAACGAGGCTGGCAAAGCCGCCGCACGAGCGACTGCGAGCGAGGGAGGCTACGAATTCGCCGCAGACCCTGATACCTTCGAAGCGTTCTATCAACGTGGCCGTCACGGGGCCAAGCGCGACGTCGCTGGTACCGCAGCCTCTCATCACCGACTGCTGTACTTCAAATACGCGCTCGAGGCGGAAACCGGCGAGCCCCAGCCCGAAGACGCGCTCGCACTCGCCGACGCCTACTGGGACGGCTACCTCGAGGCAATGTCCCTCGAGTCGGACGTTTTGGCGACGCTCGAAACGCTTCGAAACGACGGCATCTCGCTCGCGATCATCACCAATCTGACGACGCGAATCCAGCTTCGAAAACTCACGGCGCTGGGGCTCGAGGACGCGTTCGACCTCGTCCTCACCTCCGAGGAAGCCGGGCAGGAAAAGCCCGCCTCGGTCATGTTCACGCTGCCGCTCGCTCGTCTCGAGTGCCCGCCCTCCAGAGCGATGGTCGTCGGCGATTCCGTCCCGGCCGATATCGTCGGTGCGAACGCGATAGGCCTCGAGTCGGTGCTGTACTGTGCAGGTGACGACCCCGATGTGGACGCGCTATCCCCGCACGAAACTCCGGACCACCACCTACAAGCCTTCGGCGAGCTAACTGATCTGGTACGATGA